The Streptosporangiales bacterium genome contains a region encoding:
- a CDS encoding TRAP transporter small permease subunit translates to MAGEVRAGLGRLRQGGRRRPAAHRRGEEGRRRRLGCCALSESGQRRRAWPLRVVERLSELAGYTSAVFILAAVLVVCYGVLLRYFIGASTVWQTELSIYLLIYAAFVGAAYGLKHGDHVAMEIVASRFSGRARDVIRLVVGVLGLGLAVVILVVAWGFWWEVVESGRRSGTAWNPPLAVPYAILPLGMLLVSLQYLVILTDTVGRLGKGNRADGAEAGR, encoded by the coding sequence GTGGCGGGAGAAGTCCGAGCCGGTCTGGGACGACTTCGCCAAGGAGGTCGAAGGCGGCCAGCGGCTCATCGACGAGGCGAAGAAGGTCGCCGACGAAGGCTAGGGTGCTGCGCGTTGAGCGAATCCGGGCAGCGACGCCGAGCGTGGCCGCTGCGCGTCGTGGAGCGACTGTCGGAGCTGGCCGGCTACACGAGCGCGGTCTTCATCCTCGCCGCGGTGCTCGTCGTCTGCTACGGCGTGCTGTTGCGCTACTTCATCGGCGCGTCGACCGTCTGGCAGACCGAGCTCTCCATCTACCTGCTGATCTACGCCGCATTCGTCGGTGCGGCTTACGGCCTGAAGCACGGTGACCACGTCGCGATGGAGATCGTCGCGTCGCGGTTCTCCGGGCGCGCCCGCGACGTGATCAGGCTGGTGGTCGGGGTGCTCGGCCTCGGCCTTGCGGTGGTCATCCTCGTGGTGGCGTGGGGGTTCTGGTGGGAGGTCGTGGAGAGCGGCCGGCGGTCGGGCACGGCGTGGAACCCGCCGCTCGCGGTGCCGTACGCGATCCTGCCGCTCGGCATGTTGCTGGTCTCGCTGCAGTACCTGGTGATCCTCACGGACACCGTCGGGCGGCTCGGGAAGGGTAACCGGGCCGACGGGGCGGAGGCCGGCCGGTGA